The following coding sequences lie in one Hippopotamus amphibius kiboko isolate mHipAmp2 chromosome 7, mHipAmp2.hap2, whole genome shotgun sequence genomic window:
- the YEATS4 gene encoding YEATS domain-containing protein 4 isoform X2, which translates to MFKRMAEFGPDSGGRVKDMSAYVKKIQFKLHESYGNPLRVVTKPPYEITETGWGEFEIIIKIFFIDPNERPVTLYHLLKLFQSDTNAMLGKKTVVSEFYDEMIFQDPTAMMQQLLTTSRQLTLGAYKHETEFAELEVKTREKLEAAKKKTSFEIAELKERLKASRETINCLKNEIRKLEEDDQTKEI; encoded by the exons GATATGTCAGCATATGTGAAGAAAATCCAATTCAAATTACATGAAAGCTATGGCAATCCTTTAAGAG ttgttaCTAAGCCTCCATATGAAATTACTGAAACGGGATGGGGTGAATTTGAAataatcatcaaaatatttttcattgatcCTAATGAAAGACCT GTAACCCTGTATCATTTATTAAAGTTGTTTCAATCAGACACCAATGCAATGCTGGGAAAAAAGACAGTGGTTTCAGAGTTTTATGATGAAATG ATATTTCAAGACCCAACAGCAATGATGCAACAACTATTAACCACATCTCGTCAGCTTACCTTAGGCGCCTATAAGCATGAAACAGAAT ttgcagaacTTGAAGTGAAAACCAGAGAAAAATTAGAAGCTgcgaaaaaaaaaacaagctttgAAATTGCAGAGCTTAAAGAGAGATTAAAAGCAAGTCGTGAAactataaattgtttaaaaaatgaaatcaggaaacTCGAAGAAGATGATcagacaaaagaaatataa